The candidate division WOR-3 bacterium DNA window CATCAGCCCGGCGGTACTGCTCACGCCGTAGAAGGACATTACCAGACACCGGCCCATGCACCCGACCGAGGAATTTGCCGTGCTCAGAGTGGAACGAGATGAGCACGTTACGTTCCCCGCACAGGCCCATCAGCGGCGGGCTGACTGTGACCTGACCGAAGCAGACGATACCGCTAATGGTATGAATCGGCAGTTTGAGCCGGTCTTCGTGGTCAACGCGAACGACAACGGTTTCGCCCTCTTGGCACAGGTACGCGCCCTGAGTGGTGACGAACAGGGTATTCAGCAGGTGTTTCATTTCCCCTCACCCTCTCCCTCTCCTCTAAGGGGAGAGGGATACAAGAAACAGCAAGCGTGCTTCATGAGTCACCCTCACACTTCCTTCTCCCGTTCGAGGCAGAGGGTAAGCGGAACGGCAGATCATTCCTCTGCTCTTCTCCTTCTTTCCAACCGGGAGAGGGAGAAGAAAGATGGCTCGCGCTCCCCTCTTCTCCCTCTCCTCTATGAGGCGAGGGTTGGGGTGAGGAGAACAGCTCCGCGTAGATTGCCTCCAGCACGACCTGCGTACGCACCAGAACATCGTTATCCCAGAATCTCAACACCCGGTATCCGTGCTTCTCCAGTTCCCGGCCCCGGCGCGCATCTCGCTCGCGCTGTGTTGCGTGCTGCCCTCCGTCCAGCTCAATGATTAGTCCCCGCTCCGGACACGCGAAGTCGGCGATGTACTTCCCGACCGGATGCTGCCGCCGGAACTTCAGGCCGCAGAATCTCCTGTCTCTGAGATAGTGCCAGAGCCGTCGTTCCGCGTCTGTCGGGTCACTTCTGAGCCGGCGCGCGAACTCGATGTTCGACTTCGTCGGTCTGCTCATGGTTCACCCTCACCCCTGCCCTCTCCCTGAAAGGGAGAGGGCGTAACAGGACGCTCCACGTCTTTCTGCCTTCTGTCTCCTTGCTGCTGAGGAGAATAACCCGGTTTGAGCTCTTCTCCCTTTCTCCTGTCACAAAGAACGGAGCTGGCCAACGTGTCTTCTTCTCCCTCTCCTCTATGAGGAGAGGGTTGGGGTGAGGACTCTGCAGTCAGCCGGGCAAGGTAGGTCTTCACACTACGTGAAGATGTGGTCTGGTCCGGCAAGCAGACCTCGACAAGCGAGCATTCGCGGCACTTGTTCTTCACATATTCTGCCTTCGGCGTTTCGCGACTTCTGAATAACTCGTGCAATCTTTCCGCTGCTTTCTCGGTTTTTCGGCGTAACGCCTCATCGAAGACAACCTCCTGTCTGCGGGCCGATTTGCCGTAGTAGAGCGCGCCTTTCGGCACGGTCACGCCGAGCATTTCCTCCAGACAGAGCGCCTGAGCGCAGACCTGCACAGCGTATGCCTGCTCGTGCCGCATCCGGCCGCGCTTGTACTCGACCGGAAACGGCCGCCAGTGGCCGGAGACCCCGGGCAGAACAACACCGGAGGTCGGACCCACCCTCACCCCTTCCCTCTCCCGTTCAAGGGAGAGGGAGTAAGAAGCGGTCAGACCTTCGCCCTCGCCCCCTGTTCTTTCCGAGGAAAGAGACGAGGCGAGAGGCCGTCCTTGTCCTCCCCCTCTCCTCTCTGAGGAGAGGGCAGGGGTGAGGAGATGGAACTCGACCACGTCGGTCTTGCCCGACAGGCCAAGCCGCAGCGACCGCAGCATCAGGCCGCGGGCAATCCGTATGTCGCCCCGCGACTCGGTACCGACATCATGCGCACTATCGTGCAAATGACGGCCTTCGACGGTAGCGACGTTCTCATCCCAGACGCCCTCAAGGCAAATGAGCGCGGCGCGGCGTTCACAGAACACAAGGTGCTGTAACGCCGAGAGCGGCAAGAGGTCGTCTTCTTCGTACACGCGCTACTTAGCCTCCGAGTTGAACCACTCGATTTCTACCGTGCCGCCGTCGCGGGCCACAAGGTGTCCGAACAAGACACCGCTGGGCACATTATCCTTGTCCAAAACTACTTCGTAGTCTTCGTACTTGCGCGGTGCTTCTATACCCGGCTTCTTCTGTACTTTTACGAGGCTGAACAGCTTGTGCGCCGGAGCACAGCCAAGCTTCGCCTGTTGTGCCCGCTGCTTCGGGTCGGTGTCGTTACCGACGTGCTTGAATACAAATACCTCGCGCATAGACATAAGACCTTTGCTTGCAGAGCGGTCGTGTTCGTACATATTGTAGAGCGCATCCCAGAAAAGGTTCAGGTCGTCTTCAGAGAAGCCGGTTCCTTCAGCCAGGTGCGCGCTGATGAAGCCCTTGCCAAGATACAGGCCGTAGGGAATCAACGACTTCCGGCCCATCGTGCGAAGTTCGTCCTCAGGCTGCTCAGTCTCCCACTTCTCGTAGTCCTCGCTGGACTTCGCACCTTTCACACCTTCGGCCACGGCCATGCGCGTAATGGACGCATCAAGCGGGAGTACCGGGTCCAGCGAACGAGCGAAGGAGAATTGCACCGGCCCGCGCACCTGGCCCGCGTTGGGACCTATGCTGAGGACGGCACCAAAGGTACGAATGTCGTAGAACTGCTCGTTCAGCCACTTGCTGGCTCGGGCCACGTCATTCTTGGTAGCCTTATCCTTCGGGAGTCCACCGGTCTTCTCATAGGCCACGGTGATCGGTCGATTGAGATTCGTCGCGTGCTCAACATAGATGGCATATGGCGCGATGTTGCTCCTCGCCATTTGCACGTAGTTGCGCACCCGGCGTTTGAGGGCAACATCAGATACAAGGCCCAGCATAGTCTGGGGGTCTATTCTGGGCGCATTGCCCGAATCCGGGTCGCCGTTGGGGTTGCCGTTTTCACAGTCGAACAGAAACAGGAATTCGTAGCGGTTCTTGATTGGTTCTTTCATTTTGTTCCTCCTTTACTTGTTTTCTTCGGATTTCTTAGTTCTCAACTCTACCCACATCTGATAGTAGCCAAGGGCGAAGAGACTCTGTCCTTCGACGGTAAGGGTCTGCGGGTAGTTGTCGCCAATGGCGAGCGCAAGCTGGCCCAGTTTTTCCTCATACCAATGGGCCAGGCCTGGCTCCAGCTTGTTGAGGTGATACTGGGCTGTGCGGATGATGCGGCCAAGCACTAGAGCCGGAGTGGCGGAAGCGGCAGCATAGTAGCGTTGAACCACTCCTGCGCCGACGTCGCCCAAGGCTGCCTGCTGCAGTTTTGCCAAAACAGCCATAGTACCGCCGCAGTGATATGCGGGCGAAGGATGTTGCCAGTTGTATTCTTGTCTCATATGGTTTTCCTTTCCTTCCTTTCTTGCTTTTCTTACGAAATATGCCTTCATCAGGCCCATGCGGGCGTGATCGAAGGTCTTGTCTTTGTCGAGTATGTCTGCCTTGAATCGCGCCAGAGCCATTGCCAAGGCGGCCTGCGGTATTGGTTCTCCGCGCACCGCCACGCGCCACATCTTGGCAACGAAAGGCGGCGGCAAGTTGTCGTCCTTTTCTTTGGGGTTACGACCGAAGACCGTGGAACGCAAGATGGTTTGGAACGTTGGGTCCGGCGCCAACCGCCCTGCGTCACGATGGACAACGGACAAGTCTTCGAACCAGTTGCCGATGTTTCGGGCCAGTTCCTCAAACTGCCCTTCCATCCAGTCGCGCACCATTACCCGGCCTGCAGCGCCGGAAAGTACCAGTGCGTAGTAGCGGTTATCGCCCAAGTCGGCTCTTTTGCCGCTGGCTATGCTGTCCAGCAGGTCTGAGGCAGCTTTGCGCGCCATGCTCTCTTCAGCACCGGGCGGGTTATCCAGCCAATCCAGCGGGTCGTCCTCTTTACGCACCGTGCTCTTGAACCAGTGGACTACAAGAGCGCCGGCCAGCTTGCGGCTGTTATTTCGGATGAGCTCGTTGAGCGCAGCCCGATAGCGATAGGCCGCCTCCTGGGCAACAGCCGCATTTGCCGATTGCTGCAGGAAGTAGGAGGTGAAGGCATCCTTGTCCATTCCAACCAGTACATCACCGGACGGCTGTCCGCCGACGCCTGCCAGACCTTCTATTTTGGGATGTGTTTCCAGCGGTTCGACAATTTCCCCGCTCACCAAGCATACCATTTTTCTTTTGGCGCGTTTTGACCGCTTCTCCGCTTTGTCCGCCTGTCTGCCGGTACAGAGCCTGCGGTATTGTTCACGCCACCAGTCATGCCAGGCGGGCGAGGCAAGCGGATACTCGTCGTCAATGAGCAGGGTTACCTTATCGTTGGGTCTTACCCGTTTTTCTTCCAGCCGTTTCCGGATTTGAGTGAGGACATCGTCGTCGTTCAGCGCATTTGCGATTGGGGTGAGTTCGGGCATCACTGCGGCAGCACCACGCAAAAGTTGTACGAAGTGGTCGTGCTTTTTGCCTAAGTCTTCATCGTCCGGGTTCTCGGCATACCGGGCTACGATTTCAGCAGTGTCCCAGAGGAACTCGGACTTACCGCCAGCTTGTTTGTATTGCCGGATGAATTCCGGGCAGCGGGAGAAAGTCTGACCCCGGTTTCCCTTAGTACCTGCGTCACCTAGCTCCAGCACGTCGAGAAACCGGCCGTTGCCGTCAAACGACAGAGCCCAGCGTATCTGTTTCTCGGCGAATCCTGGTTCGGCGCCGGTTGCCAGCTTTGCCAGCAGTTCAAGCATGCTGACCCCCGTTCGGAACTTTGACGACTTCGCTACTGGTGTATTCCGGTACGCGCAGAATGCCTTTCTGCACCGAAGCGCGGAAGGCACTTATGCAGACGTCTTCCGCTTCCATAATGCGCTCACCTGGCCGAGCAAGGTCAAAGACGTCGTAAAGCATAAGCCCCAGGTCCTGGGACCAGTTGACCGTTTCCGCAGCCGGCGCACCTACTTGCACAAGCTCAAAGTAAGCCGGGAATTCGCGACAGCCGAAGTACGGCTGGTAGATACACTTGCCGTGCGCAGCCCGGCGACGGAATTGTTCCTCGAAGCCGGAGAGTCGTTCCTCAAAGCCGGGCCAGGGCCGGATTTCGGCGTGCAGACGATATCGTACATCGCGCAGAGCCATAGTCTGGCGCTGGGTTCTACCTTTGAGGTCGGTTCCCAGTTCGTCTTTGGTGCCATCGGCCCAGATGGGTTCTGGGGGAGACTTGCCGCTCATCCACTCGTATACTTTTTTGACATTCACCTTGTCCTTTACCTCGTTGCGCCGTAGTGCGATATACTGCGGCATAGCGAGTATCTCAATGTACGTCACCTGCCAGCGAAACTCCTTCGGTTTGCAGTAGATGGCGTCATAGATGCCGCGTACCGCGGACGGCGTGGGTACCGGATAGCTGAAGCGCTCCACCTTCAACTCCGGGCGAGTGAAACAGGCGAACTCACCCCAGACTTCCAGCACCTGGTCTTTGGGCTTCATTTTCTCCTCCTTTCTTCGGTTCAGGCGATCCAGTGTCTCTCTGTTGTTCTGTGTATCAGTCCTTCCTTAGGATGGTAGTAGTCAATCACCTCCTCGTTACGATTCCAAGCTACTGCGTACCAGTCGTCCGGGATCTCCGGATGATCGTCGGGCGAAATGCGGACATAGGGCGCATCATCGCCGGGGCGGTATATGCTCACCGCATAGGGCCGGGCCTTTTGAACCCAGCGACTCGTAAGGCCATACCCACCTCGCACCTCTGCAAGCAGGGAAAGAAAAATCTCCGGGTCATAGGGGACCAGCAGGTTCACGGCGCCCTTCTCAATCAGTTTGTAATGACGGCATGTTTCCGCAAAGTCTCTGTTTGTAATGGCTTCAGTCAGGGCGGCTGCGCGTTCTTCCGGCTGCGTAATGTTGTAGAGCCGATGGTAGTATTTCTGGAATAATTCGGGGTCGTCAATATCAGGCTTCTCAGTGGCCAAAGTTCTGGCTACGCCGGCGGCTTGTTCGTAGGGGCCTTGCGGATACTTTTCGTCCTCGGGCAGGAAGACAACTAACCTGCCCTTATCCGGAACGACGCCATTCCGATTACAGCGGCCCGCGGCCTGAGCGATGCTGTCAAGCGGTCCGAAGGCCCGATATACAACTGGGAAGTCAACATCAACCCCTGCTTCCACGCACTGCGTAGAGATAAGCCGACAAGGAGGTCGGCCGCGGTCGCCCAAGAGGTTTCGTATCGCCCTGAGC harbors:
- the cas5c gene encoding type I-C CRISPR-associated protein Cas5c, with amino-acid sequence MKPKDQVLEVWGEFACFTRPELKVERFSYPVPTPSAVRGIYDAIYCKPKEFRWQVTYIEILAMPQYIALRRNEVKDKVNVKKVYEWMSGKSPPEPIWADGTKDELGTDLKGRTQRQTMALRDVRYRLHAEIRPWPGFEERLSGFEEQFRRRAAHGKCIYQPYFGCREFPAYFELVQVGAPAAETVNWSQDLGLMLYDVFDLARPGERIMEAEDVCISAFRASVQKGILRVPEYTSSEVVKVPNGGQHA
- the cas8c gene encoding type I-C CRISPR-associated protein Cas8c/Csd1 gives rise to the protein MLELLAKLATGAEPGFAEKQIRWALSFDGNGRFLDVLELGDAGTKGNRGQTFSRCPEFIRQYKQAGGKSEFLWDTAEIVARYAENPDDEDLGKKHDHFVQLLRGAAAVMPELTPIANALNDDDVLTQIRKRLEEKRVRPNDKVTLLIDDEYPLASPAWHDWWREQYRRLCTGRQADKAEKRSKRAKRKMVCLVSGEIVEPLETHPKIEGLAGVGGQPSGDVLVGMDKDAFTSYFLQQSANAAVAQEAAYRYRAALNELIRNNSRKLAGALVVHWFKSTVRKEDDPLDWLDNPPGAEESMARKAASDLLDSIASGKRADLGDNRYYALVLSGAAGRVMVRDWMEGQFEELARNIGNWFEDLSVVHRDAGRLAPDPTFQTILRSTVFGRNPKEKDDNLPPPFVAKMWRVAVRGEPIPQAALAMALARFKADILDKDKTFDHARMGLMKAYFVRKARKEGKENHMRQEYNWQHPSPAYHCGGTMAVLAKLQQAALGDVGAGVVQRYYAAASATPALVLGRIIRTAQYHLNKLEPGLAHWYEEKLGQLALAIGDNYPQTLTVEGQSLFALGYYQMWVELRTKKSEENK
- the cas7c gene encoding type I-C CRISPR-associated protein Cas7/Csd2 — encoded protein: MKEPIKNRYEFLFLFDCENGNPNGDPDSGNAPRIDPQTMLGLVSDVALKRRVRNYVQMARSNIAPYAIYVEHATNLNRPITVAYEKTGGLPKDKATKNDVARASKWLNEQFYDIRTFGAVLSIGPNAGQVRGPVQFSFARSLDPVLPLDASITRMAVAEGVKGAKSSEDYEKWETEQPEDELRTMGRKSLIPYGLYLGKGFISAHLAEGTGFSEDDLNLFWDALYNMYEHDRSASKGLMSMREVFVFKHVGNDTDPKQRAQQAKLGCAPAHKLFSLVKVQKKPGIEAPRKYEDYEVVLDKDNVPSGVLFGHLVARDGGTVEIEWFNSEAK
- a CDS encoding endonuclease domain-containing protein; the encoded protein is MSRPTKSNIEFARRLRSDPTDAERRLWHYLRDRRFCGLKFRRQHPVGKYIADFACPERGLIIELDGGQHATQRERDARRGRELEKHGYRVLRFWDNDVLVRTQVVLEAIYAELFSSPQPSPHRGEGEEGSASHLSSPSPGWKEGEEQRNDLPFRLPSASNGRRKCEGDS
- the cas4 gene encoding CRISPR-associated protein Cas4, with protein sequence MYEEDDLLPLSALQHLVFCERRAALICLEGVWDENVATVEGRHLHDSAHDVGTESRGDIRIARGLMLRSLRLGLSGKTDVVEFHLLTPALSSERRGGGQGRPLASSLSSERTGGEGEGLTASYSLSLEREREGVRVGPTSGVVLPGVSGHWRPFPVEYKRGRMRHEQAYAVQVCAQALCLEEMLGVTVPKGALYYGKSARRQEVVFDEALRRKTEKAAERLHELFRSRETPKAEYVKNKCRECSLVEVCLPDQTTSSRSVKTYLARLTAESSPQPSPHRGEGEEDTLASSVLCDRRKGEELKPGYSPQQQGDRRQKDVERPVTPSPFQGEGRGEGEP